A genomic segment from Actinomadura hallensis encodes:
- a CDS encoding AAA family ATPase: MVAAVLDDLAGGHRGVVVDSPPGAGKSTLVVRAAEHLVDAGERLMIVAQTNEQVDDLVDRLARRRPDLPLGRLSASGYLPSERVLAHPKARVAQKADDLAEHPVVIATAAKWATLADGSWPWAIVDEAYQMRSDMLLRIAGRFERALFVGDPGQLDPFSTVEVERWAGLAWDPMRSAVAVLLAHNPDLPVHRLPVSWRLPASAAPVVSEAFYPFTGFRAGTGPGDRRLEFGTRGMGTTYDRALEEAAATGWSLFELPARHTLRTDAEAVRATAALAVRLLQRGPVAHSEQGSAAVGADRVAIGAAHRDQVAAIRAALGPHGEGITVDTANRLQGREYDVTVVLHPLSGRRDATAFHLESGRLCVLTSRHRHACVVVARAGIPELLDAHPSAEPVHLGVPVKFPDGWEANQAVLAHLSRHRIPAG; this comes from the coding sequence GTGGTCGCCGCGGTTCTGGACGATCTCGCGGGAGGGCACCGCGGCGTGGTGGTGGACTCCCCGCCCGGCGCGGGGAAGTCGACGCTCGTCGTCCGCGCCGCCGAGCACCTGGTGGACGCCGGCGAGCGCCTGATGATCGTGGCGCAGACGAACGAGCAGGTCGACGACCTGGTCGACCGGCTGGCCCGCAGGCGGCCGGACCTCCCGCTGGGGCGGCTGTCGGCGTCGGGCTACCTCCCGTCCGAGCGTGTCCTGGCGCATCCGAAGGCGCGGGTCGCGCAGAAGGCCGACGACCTCGCGGAGCATCCCGTCGTGATCGCGACCGCCGCGAAGTGGGCGACGCTGGCGGACGGGTCGTGGCCGTGGGCGATCGTGGACGAGGCGTACCAGATGCGCTCCGACATGCTGCTGCGCATCGCGGGCCGGTTCGAGCGGGCGCTGTTCGTGGGCGACCCCGGCCAGCTCGACCCGTTCTCCACGGTGGAGGTGGAGCGTTGGGCGGGCCTGGCGTGGGACCCGATGCGCAGCGCCGTGGCCGTCCTGCTGGCGCACAACCCGGACCTGCCCGTCCACCGGCTGCCCGTGTCGTGGCGGCTGCCCGCGTCCGCCGCCCCGGTGGTGTCGGAGGCGTTCTACCCGTTCACCGGTTTCCGCGCCGGGACCGGGCCGGGCGACCGGCGGCTGGAGTTCGGGACGCGCGGCATGGGCACCACCTACGACCGGGCGCTGGAGGAGGCCGCCGCCACCGGCTGGAGCCTGTTCGAGCTGCCGGCGCGGCACACGCTGCGCACCGACGCCGAGGCCGTGCGGGCGACGGCCGCGCTCGCCGTCCGGCTGCTCCAGCGCGGCCCCGTCGCCCATTCGGAGCAGGGCTCGGCCGCGGTCGGCGCGGACCGGGTCGCGATCGGCGCGGCCCACCGGGACCAGGTCGCCGCGATCCGCGCGGCGCTCGGCCCCCACGGCGAGGGCATCACCGTCGACACCGCGAACCGCCTCCAGGGCCGCGAGTACGACGTGACGGTGGTCCTGCATCCGCTGTCGGGGCGCCGTGACGCCACCGCGTTCCATCTGGAGTCGGGGCGGCTGTGCGTCCTGACGTCCCGCCACCGGCACGCGTGCGTCGTCGTGGCGCGGGCTGGGATTCCCGAGCTGCTCGACGCGCATCCGTCCGCCGAGCCGGTGCACCTGGGCGTGCCGGTGAAGTTCCCCGACGGGTGGGAGGCCAACCAGGCGGTCCTGGCGCACCTGTCCCGCCACCGGATCCCGGCCGGCTGA
- a CDS encoding class I SAM-dependent methyltransferase, which translates to MATVEYWNHNVHYHGVVLRSVPRGCREALDVGCGDGLLVRRLAPRSAHVTGLDRSAEMIARARRLSEGLGNVDFVHAGLLECDLPDGHYDFVCSVAAIHHMDFTKALTAMRETLRPGGSLAVVGLARNATARDWAYSALGVPVHHVHRLRHRRRAGEPAAPLVDPAMTWDEVRDEALRVLPGALFRRHLLFRYSLVWRKPR; encoded by the coding sequence ATGGCGACCGTGGAGTACTGGAATCACAACGTCCACTACCACGGGGTGGTGCTCCGCAGCGTGCCGCGCGGATGCCGCGAGGCGCTGGACGTCGGGTGCGGGGACGGGCTGCTGGTGCGGCGGCTCGCGCCCCGGTCCGCGCACGTCACCGGGCTGGACCGGTCCGCTGAGATGATCGCCAGGGCGCGGAGGTTGAGCGAGGGCCTCGGCAACGTCGACTTCGTGCATGCGGGGCTCCTCGAGTGCGACCTCCCGGACGGACACTACGACTTCGTGTGCAGCGTCGCCGCGATCCACCACATGGACTTCACGAAGGCCCTGACGGCGATGCGGGAGACCCTGCGTCCCGGCGGGTCCCTGGCGGTGGTCGGCCTGGCCCGGAACGCGACGGCCCGGGACTGGGCGTACTCGGCGCTCGGCGTGCCGGTGCACCACGTCCACCGGCTGCGCCACCGGCGGCGCGCGGGCGAACCGGCGGCACCGCTCGTCGACCCGGCGATGACGTGGGACGAGGTGCGGGACGAGGCCCTGCGGGTGCTGCCCGGCGCGCTGTTCCGGCGGCACCTGCTGTTCCGCTACTCCCTCGTGTGGCGGAAGCCCCGCTGA